A stretch of Canis lupus baileyi chromosome 2, mCanLup2.hap1, whole genome shotgun sequence DNA encodes these proteins:
- the ZFYVE28 gene encoding lateral signaling target protein 2 homolog isoform X8, producing the protein MDVCIPQDRAPRDFCVKFPEEIRHDNLAGQLWFGAECLAAGSIIMNRELESMAMRPLAKELTRSLEDVRGTLRDQALRDLNTYTEKMREALRHFDVLFAEFELSYVSAMVPVKSPREYYVQQEVIVLFCETVERALDFGYLTQDMIDDYEPALMFTIPRLAIVWNNTPGGSLASLALSQLVYGQPWWPSGLAPPLAWGVILESHVGMESRDGVPRRAPCMEPASLPLLVSLPLSLNLSLLSK; encoded by the exons ATGGACGTGTGCATCCCACAGGACCGAGCCCCACGGGATTTCTGTGTCAAGTTCCCCGAGGAGATCCGGCATGACAATCTGGCGGGCCAGCTGTGGTTCGGTGCCGAG TGCCTGGCTGCCGGCTCCATCATCATGAACCGTGAGCTGGAGAGCATGGCCATGCGGCCGCTGGCCAAGGAGCTGACCCGCAGCCTGGAGGATGTGCGGGGCACCCTCCGTGACCAGGCGCTGCGGGACCTCAACACCTACACAGAGAAGATGAGGGAGGCCCTGAGGCACTTCGACGTCCTGTTTGCCGAGTTTGAACTGAG CTACGTCTCGGCCATGGTGCCCGTGAAGTCCCCCAGGGAGTACTATGTGCAGCAGGAGGTCATCGTGCTCTTCTGCGAGACCGTGGAGAG GGCCCTGGACTTCGGGTACCTGACCCAGGACATGATTGATGACTACGAGCCTGCCCTCATGTTCACCATCCCCAGGTTGGCCATCGTGTG GAACAACACACCCGGAGGTAGCCTGGCATCTCTGGCCCTATCACAG CTGgtttatgggcagccctggtggcccagcggtttggcgccacctctggcctggggtgtgatcctggagtcccacgtcgggatggagtcccgggatggagtcccacgtcgggctccctgcatggagcctgcttctctccctttgcttgtgtctctgcctctctctctcaatttgtctctcctgagtaaataa
- the ZFYVE28 gene encoding lateral signaling target protein 2 homolog isoform X7, protein MDVCIPQDRAPRDFCVKFPEEIRHDNLAGQLWFGAECLAAGSIIMNRELESMAMRPLAKELTRSLEDVRGTLRDQALRDLNTYTEKMREALRHFDVLFAEFELSYVSAMVPVKSPREYYVQQEVIVLFCETVERALDFGYLTQDMIDDYEPALMFTIPRLAIVWSSGPFPPALLCARRNNTPGGSLASLALSQLVYGQPWWPSGLAPPLAWGVILESHVGMESRDGVPRRAPCMEPASLPLLVSLPLSLNLSLLSK, encoded by the exons ATGGACGTGTGCATCCCACAGGACCGAGCCCCACGGGATTTCTGTGTCAAGTTCCCCGAGGAGATCCGGCATGACAATCTGGCGGGCCAGCTGTGGTTCGGTGCCGAG TGCCTGGCTGCCGGCTCCATCATCATGAACCGTGAGCTGGAGAGCATGGCCATGCGGCCGCTGGCCAAGGAGCTGACCCGCAGCCTGGAGGATGTGCGGGGCACCCTCCGTGACCAGGCGCTGCGGGACCTCAACACCTACACAGAGAAGATGAGGGAGGCCCTGAGGCACTTCGACGTCCTGTTTGCCGAGTTTGAACTGAG CTACGTCTCGGCCATGGTGCCCGTGAAGTCCCCCAGGGAGTACTATGTGCAGCAGGAGGTCATCGTGCTCTTCTGCGAGACCGTGGAGAG GGCCCTGGACTTCGGGTACCTGACCCAGGACATGATTGATGACTACGAGCCTGCCCTCATGTTCACCATCCCCAGGTTGGCCATCGTGTG GAGCTCCGGCCCCTTCCCACCTGCCCTACTCTGCGCTCGCAGGAACAACACACCCGGAGGTAGCCTGGCATCTCTGGCCCTATCACAG CTGgtttatgggcagccctggtggcccagcggtttggcgccacctctggcctggggtgtgatcctggagtcccacgtcgggatggagtcccgggatggagtcccacgtcgggctccctgcatggagcctgcttctctccctttgcttgtgtctctgcctctctctctcaatttgtctctcctgagtaaataa
- the ZFYVE28 gene encoding lateral signaling target protein 2 homolog isoform X9 has product MDVCIPQDRAPRDFCVKFPEEIRHDNLAGQLWFGAECLAAGSIIMNRELESMAMRPLAKELTRSLEDVRGTLRDQALRDLNTYTEKMREALRHFDVLFAEFELSYVSAMVPVKSPREYYVQQEVIVLFCETVERALDFGYLTQDMIDDYEPALMFTIPRLAIVWSSGPFPPALLCARRNNTPGGSLASLALSQWPRGLCGRTSQLGPQGRRHV; this is encoded by the exons ATGGACGTGTGCATCCCACAGGACCGAGCCCCACGGGATTTCTGTGTCAAGTTCCCCGAGGAGATCCGGCATGACAATCTGGCGGGCCAGCTGTGGTTCGGTGCCGAG TGCCTGGCTGCCGGCTCCATCATCATGAACCGTGAGCTGGAGAGCATGGCCATGCGGCCGCTGGCCAAGGAGCTGACCCGCAGCCTGGAGGATGTGCGGGGCACCCTCCGTGACCAGGCGCTGCGGGACCTCAACACCTACACAGAGAAGATGAGGGAGGCCCTGAGGCACTTCGACGTCCTGTTTGCCGAGTTTGAACTGAG CTACGTCTCGGCCATGGTGCCCGTGAAGTCCCCCAGGGAGTACTATGTGCAGCAGGAGGTCATCGTGCTCTTCTGCGAGACCGTGGAGAG GGCCCTGGACTTCGGGTACCTGACCCAGGACATGATTGATGACTACGAGCCTGCCCTCATGTTCACCATCCCCAGGTTGGCCATCGTGTG GAGCTCCGGCCCCTTCCCACCTGCCCTACTCTGCGCTCGCAGGAACAACACACCCGGAGGTAGCCTGGCATCTCTGGCCCTATCACAG